From one Eucalyptus grandis isolate ANBG69807.140 chromosome 9, ASM1654582v1, whole genome shotgun sequence genomic stretch:
- the LOC104448947 gene encoding LOW QUALITY PROTEIN: histone-lysine N-methyltransferase ATX4 (The sequence of the model RefSeq protein was modified relative to this genomic sequence to represent the inferred CDS: inserted 1 base in 1 codon), with product MGGGVFALESYVPVSAKWMTERCAVCRWVEDWDYNKMIICNRCQIAVHQECYGVNNVQDFTSWVCRACETLDVRRQCCLCLVEGGALKPTDIEPLWVHVTCGWFCPEVGFXNHEKMEPATGILRIPPTSFFEGNPYLFRFTVLKIAVSLMWWIVLIVEMIKAFSNRGEPDFIIAL from the exons ATGGGAGGAGGTGTTTTTGCTTTGG AGAGTTATGTGCCTGTTTCTGCTAAATGGATGACGGAAAGGTGTGCCGTATGTAGATGGGTTGAAGATTGGGACTATAACAAAATGATAATCTGCAACAG GTGTCAGATAGCTGTGCATCAAGAATGTTATGGGGTAAACAACGTCCAAGACTTCACTTCATGGGTTTGCAGGGCATGTGAAACGCTTGATGTGAGGAGGCAGTGTTGTCTTTGTCTGGTAGAAG GGGGTGCTTTGAAGCCAACGGATATCGAGCCGCTCTGGGTTCATGTCACATGCGGGTGGTTTTGCCCCGAAGTTGGCT CGAATCATGAGAAAATGGAACCAGCCACCGGAATACTTAGAATTCctccaacttctttttttgaagGTAATCCATACTTATTTAGATTTACAGTTTTGAAGATTGCTGTTTCTTTGATGTGGTGGATTGTACTTATTGTGGAAATGATAAAAGCGTTTAGCAATAGAGGAGAACCTGATTTCATAATAGCTTTATAG